One genomic segment of Intestinimonas butyriciproducens includes these proteins:
- a CDS encoding SpaA isopeptide-forming pilin-related protein yields the protein MKRIISILLALSIVLPLFCTSAGAAETPDEALGEVGIFSGGFPMAYLAVNGKVQKQEYTYFLFPDSTSGEMKEIPAYCVNPSQHGVPQTVGKGESIEYLAEERASDPKVVGLVANMYPHRSLQELKLDNLYQAFYAGKIALWCYLIPEWDISKVTVAPGLSGIERERGERLLAAAVDIYNRGMAWGSVPEPRLTTTPDRETAYPVTIDGKAYKQQVFTVTSDTWVCDYAVHIKFQTPNDVPQGARITDMDNKDIDTLLVMPNGGSYNGKFKVLYPAESVQGENGSVQLALTAEVYKYAVFYALCQEKDKYGNLQSYLCDTDPQTTLLRTAISKFEDSSTPPPPDTPDTALKIVKLDEGTDRPLAGASFEVVGPSGDTIGIYTTGANGTITIPLTTVGNYTVYERVAPKGYLLSEEPAQNVTVTYGQTATAAFHNAPYGNLRIEKIDADTGDSLAGARVQIKHIESGATHTGITGTGGSYTFSGLKPGAYEILELSAPEGWQKDPQTYTATVVTGETVVFTLKNDALPGLRIVKYDRETHATMPGVSFRVYRDAELLGSYETDALGEIVLTDLRPGTYRVEEEDAGGSGHIKDPIPQEVGLRAGEGIKTLYFYNDRKPGIHLVKVDAADPSMVIPNAVFEIRSVDGSFGPREFTTDEHGEIDLAELDPGAYMVTEKSCAGYIIDEAQRIIQLRPNHDEQFVFTNAIRPSLRLIKLSADGSPLPGVTFRIAKIEDGSHYLDRTTNAQGEILIADLAPGVYSVKETATREDHLLDPVEHHVELFAGRTSTIVLNNDMRPSLTIHKSDADTGAPVAGAVFTVKAADGHTVNEVEAGPDGTATLENLLPIVYEVAEKSVPATYLLDAPSQLITLYPNRNSDIYFENHKKPSLVIEKLDSITGDPIQRAKFEIWYGSNDTTTGELNSLGTFFTDESGRIELTGLQDGWYKVTELEPAKGYAIKAPDTQECYIKGGEGKALTFQNVPLSALVVYKYDEKTGAALEGAVFEVRYLGGTSGTGGTVIGSYKTSANGSFVVTGLKAGAYVVEEVRSSPHYTIDSAPQTAYLSGEDQDVVKLYIGNQPHGAVLIKKLADGTGHTPLAGAVFMVTDDKGAVIGTGNGAFTTDKNGAILISDLTAGTTVIVKELRAPAGYALDGTPQTVRVEAGETHTLHFYNKPLCDLTILKRDSATKQPLAGAQFLVTDGASAPIGPNNGRYTSGDDGLVSITGLTPGQTIIVREEQAPVGYVRDWEPKSITVQSGMTNSLTFDNAPKGTLIIVKRDSKTKKPLAGATFKVTASNGELIPNAGGAVSSNGLYTTDANGQIVISGLEPGTLVVAEEQAPSGYMKDPTPQTVVINTNDTQTLTFENTPTSTLTIQKYVEGTTTPIRGVTFLVTDSSGAVVGPNNGEYTTDRNGCIVITGLTPGTTVTARETRTAGGFVLDGTPQSILIKEGEAQTLTFHNRREGGLELTKVDADNRSVRIPDVEFEIHRMNGGLVDTVITDRRGRVHVDLEAGDYYALEVSCPKEYKLDPTPHYFTVEDGAVTELIVKNTAFSGILIHKVDSVTGKGIPDVTFLLYDGQHNPVDQFTTDQRGYAYVDTLDFSGRVYLRELEAPGYVVDVRLKTVYVKPGETTEITWKNTPITGQIQIAKKSADDNPINGLPAGTGLEGARFEVYDKAGNVMDTIVSGSNGLAVSQPLPLDRYTIREVQAPAYYSLDGTPVTVYLDHSGQIVRLEMANKSVSTGVSIDKTGPREAMSGQPVRYVLRDIANTSTVPLSSFYWRDYLPSAVRLEQVVTGTYNKSLTYKIVYRVNGGDYRTLADSLSTTKNHTLDASPAALGLAVNEKVTELMCVFGQVPAGFAQVDIPYLYTTALPGLAPGSSFTNTAEAGGVFNGVWVQAVARWVTAVYGKPVPLPRTGY from the coding sequence GCGTATCTTGCTGTCAATGGCAAGGTACAGAAGCAGGAATATACTTACTTCCTGTTTCCAGATTCTACTTCGGGTGAGATGAAAGAGATCCCCGCATATTGCGTCAACCCGTCGCAGCACGGTGTCCCGCAGACGGTGGGAAAGGGAGAGAGCATCGAGTATCTGGCAGAGGAGCGGGCCAGCGACCCGAAGGTGGTGGGTCTCGTCGCCAACATGTACCCGCACCGCTCCCTGCAAGAGCTCAAGCTGGACAACCTATACCAAGCCTTCTACGCCGGAAAGATCGCTTTGTGGTGCTATCTCATTCCTGAATGGGATATCTCCAAGGTGACGGTTGCCCCCGGACTGTCCGGCATAGAGCGCGAGAGAGGCGAACGGCTCTTGGCCGCCGCCGTGGACATCTATAATCGGGGCATGGCCTGGGGCTCCGTCCCGGAGCCCCGGCTCACCACCACCCCGGACCGGGAGACCGCCTACCCCGTCACCATCGACGGCAAGGCATATAAGCAGCAGGTTTTCACCGTCACGTCGGACACTTGGGTATGCGACTATGCCGTCCATATCAAATTTCAGACCCCCAACGATGTGCCCCAGGGCGCACGTATCACGGATATGGACAACAAGGATATAGATACGCTCCTGGTGATGCCCAACGGCGGGAGCTACAACGGAAAATTTAAGGTGCTGTATCCCGCTGAGAGTGTGCAGGGTGAAAACGGCAGCGTCCAACTCGCCCTGACCGCCGAGGTCTACAAATATGCCGTCTTTTATGCACTGTGCCAAGAAAAGGACAAGTACGGAAATCTCCAAAGCTATCTCTGCGACACCGACCCGCAGACCACTCTGCTGCGGACGGCCATCAGCAAATTTGAAGACAGCTCCACACCCCCGCCGCCGGACACCCCTGATACCGCTTTGAAGATCGTCAAGCTGGATGAGGGGACGGACCGGCCCCTGGCCGGGGCCTCCTTTGAGGTGGTGGGGCCCTCCGGGGATACCATCGGTATCTACACCACCGGGGCGAACGGTACTATCACCATACCCCTTACCACAGTCGGAAATTATACCGTTTATGAGCGCGTGGCCCCAAAGGGATATCTGCTGTCAGAAGAGCCCGCTCAAAACGTCACAGTAACATACGGCCAGACGGCCACCGCCGCCTTCCACAACGCCCCCTATGGGAACCTCCGCATAGAAAAGATCGACGCCGACACCGGGGACAGCCTGGCCGGGGCCAGGGTACAAATCAAGCATATAGAATCGGGAGCCACCCATACCGGGATCACCGGGACGGGCGGCTCTTATACGTTCTCCGGCTTAAAACCGGGCGCTTACGAAATCCTGGAGCTGTCCGCCCCGGAGGGATGGCAGAAGGACCCGCAGACCTACACCGCCACCGTCGTTACCGGGGAGACCGTTGTCTTCACGCTGAAAAACGATGCGCTCCCCGGCCTTCGGATCGTCAAGTACGACCGGGAGACCCACGCCACCATGCCCGGCGTGTCCTTCCGGGTCTACCGGGACGCCGAGCTGCTGGGGAGCTACGAGACCGACGCTCTGGGGGAGATCGTCCTGACTGACCTGCGGCCCGGCACCTACCGTGTGGAAGAGGAGGACGCCGGGGGCAGCGGCCATATCAAGGACCCCATCCCACAGGAGGTGGGGCTGAGGGCCGGGGAGGGTATTAAAACCCTCTATTTTTACAATGACCGCAAGCCCGGCATCCATCTGGTGAAGGTGGACGCAGCGGACCCCTCCATGGTAATACCCAACGCCGTGTTTGAGATCAGGTCCGTGGACGGCAGCTTCGGCCCCCGTGAGTTCACCACCGACGAGCACGGGGAAATTGACTTGGCTGAGCTGGACCCAGGCGCGTATATGGTGACGGAAAAATCCTGCGCGGGGTATATCATCGACGAGGCCCAGCGCATCATCCAGCTCCGCCCCAATCACGACGAGCAGTTCGTGTTCACCAACGCAATCCGTCCAAGCTTGAGACTTATAAAGCTCAGCGCAGACGGCTCCCCGCTCCCCGGCGTCACCTTCCGCATCGCCAAAATCGAGGACGGCAGCCATTACCTGGACCGCACCACCAACGCCCAGGGCGAGATTCTCATTGCCGACCTTGCTCCCGGCGTGTACTCGGTGAAGGAGACTGCCACCAGGGAGGACCACCTGCTCGACCCAGTGGAGCATCACGTGGAGCTCTTCGCCGGGCGAACAAGCACTATCGTGCTCAACAACGACATGCGGCCTTCCCTCACCATCCACAAGAGCGACGCCGACACCGGGGCCCCCGTGGCCGGGGCCGTGTTCACCGTTAAGGCCGCAGACGGCCATACCGTCAACGAGGTGGAGGCCGGGCCGGACGGCACGGCCACTCTGGAAAATCTCCTGCCCATCGTCTACGAGGTAGCCGAGAAATCGGTCCCGGCCACCTACCTCCTGGACGCTCCTAGCCAGCTCATCACCCTGTACCCCAATCGAAACAGCGACATTTACTTTGAAAACCACAAAAAGCCGTCCCTGGTCATTGAAAAGCTGGACAGCATCACCGGGGACCCCATCCAGAGGGCCAAATTTGAAATTTGGTACGGCAGCAACGACACCACCACCGGGGAGCTTAACAGCCTGGGGACCTTCTTCACCGACGAGTCGGGGCGCATCGAACTGACCGGCCTCCAGGATGGCTGGTACAAGGTGACGGAGCTGGAGCCCGCCAAGGGCTACGCCATAAAGGCCCCGGATACCCAGGAGTGCTACATCAAGGGTGGAGAGGGCAAGGCACTTACCTTCCAGAACGTTCCGCTGTCCGCTTTGGTAGTCTACAAATACGACGAGAAGACGGGAGCTGCCCTGGAGGGGGCCGTCTTTGAGGTCCGTTACCTGGGCGGCACCAGCGGCACGGGGGGCACGGTCATTGGCAGCTATAAGACCTCCGCCAACGGCAGCTTTGTGGTGACGGGCCTAAAGGCCGGGGCTTACGTGGTGGAAGAGGTTCGGAGCAGCCCCCATTACACCATCGACTCCGCCCCACAGACGGCCTACCTCTCCGGCGAGGACCAGGATGTGGTGAAGCTTTACATTGGCAACCAGCCCCACGGGGCCGTGCTTATCAAAAAGCTGGCCGACGGCACCGGGCATACGCCTCTGGCCGGGGCCGTGTTCATGGTGACGGACGATAAGGGCGCGGTGATCGGCACGGGCAACGGCGCGTTCACTACTGACAAAAATGGCGCTATTCTCATTTCAGACCTCACGGCGGGTACGACCGTCATCGTCAAGGAGCTACGGGCCCCGGCGGGCTACGCCCTGGACGGCACGCCGCAGACCGTCCGCGTGGAGGCAGGGGAGACCCACACGCTCCACTTTTACAACAAGCCCCTGTGTGACCTCACCATCCTAAAGCGGGACAGCGCCACCAAACAGCCTCTGGCTGGGGCGCAGTTCCTGGTAACAGACGGCGCAAGCGCGCCTATCGGCCCCAACAACGGACGGTACACAAGCGGGGACGACGGGCTCGTTTCCATTACCGGTCTCACCCCTGGCCAGACTATCATCGTCCGTGAGGAACAGGCCCCTGTCGGCTACGTGAGGGATTGGGAGCCCAAGAGCATCACAGTTCAGAGCGGTATGACCAACAGCCTCACCTTTGACAACGCTCCCAAGGGAACGCTGATTATCGTCAAACGGGACAGCAAGACCAAGAAGCCCCTGGCGGGGGCCACCTTCAAGGTGACGGCTTCAAATGGCGAATTGATTCCCAACGCGGGCGGGGCGGTCTCCTCCAATGGGCTCTATACCACGGACGCCAACGGCCAAATCGTCATTTCCGGGCTGGAGCCCGGTACGCTGGTGGTAGCGGAGGAGCAGGCCCCTTCGGGGTACATGAAGGATCCCACACCGCAGACGGTAGTAATCAATACCAACGATACTCAGACGCTGACCTTCGAAAACACCCCCACCAGCACCCTCACCATCCAAAAGTACGTCGAGGGCACCACCACCCCCATCCGGGGCGTCACCTTCCTGGTCACGGACAGTAGCGGTGCCGTGGTAGGCCCCAACAACGGCGAGTATACCACCGACCGCAACGGGTGCATCGTCATCACCGGGCTTACACCTGGTACGACCGTTACAGCCAGGGAGACCAGAACCGCCGGGGGCTTCGTGTTGGACGGCACGCCACAGAGCATCCTGATTAAGGAAGGCGAGGCTCAAACGCTCACCTTCCACAACCGGCGGGAGGGCGGCCTGGAGCTTACCAAGGTGGATGCGGACAATCGGAGTGTACGCATCCCGGATGTGGAATTCGAAATCCACCGGATGAACGGCGGGCTGGTGGATACCGTGATCACGGACAGGCGGGGCCGCGTCCACGTGGACCTGGAGGCCGGGGACTACTACGCTCTGGAGGTCTCCTGCCCTAAGGAGTACAAGCTGGACCCCACGCCCCATTACTTCACCGTGGAGGATGGAGCCGTCACGGAGCTGATTGTAAAAAACACCGCTTTTTCCGGCATACTCATTCACAAGGTAGATAGCGTGACCGGGAAAGGCATCCCCGACGTGACCTTCCTTCTCTATGACGGCCAGCACAACCCTGTGGACCAGTTCACTACGGATCAACGCGGGTACGCCTACGTGGACACGCTGGACTTCTCCGGCCGGGTATATTTGCGGGAACTTGAGGCCCCTGGTTATGTAGTGGATGTGAGGTTAAAGACGGTCTATGTCAAGCCCGGCGAAACCACGGAAATCACTTGGAAGAACACCCCCATCACGGGACAAATCCAGATCGCAAAAAAGTCCGCCGATGATAACCCCATCAACGGCCTGCCCGCCGGAACGGGCCTTGAGGGGGCCCGGTTCGAGGTCTACGATAAGGCGGGAAATGTGATGGACACCATCGTCAGCGGGAGCAATGGATTAGCCGTGTCCCAGCCTCTACCGCTGGACCGCTACACCATCCGGGAGGTTCAGGCCCCGGCCTACTACTCTCTGGACGGAACACCCGTGACCGTCTATCTGGATCACTCCGGCCAGATCGTCCGGCTGGAGATGGCCAACAAGAGCGTGAGCACGGGAGTGAGCATCGACAAGACAGGCCCCAGGGAGGCCATGAGCGGCCAACCTGTCCGATATGTCCTCCGGGACATCGCCAACACCTCCACCGTGCCTCTCAGTTCCTTCTACTGGAGGGACTACCTGCCCTCAGCCGTCCGGCTGGAGCAGGTGGTGACGGGCACTTATAACAAGTCCCTCACCTATAAGATCGTCTACCGGGTGAACGGCGGGGACTACCGTACCCTGGCCGACAGCCTGAGCACGACGAAAAACCATACTCTGGATGCCTCTCCCGCCGCCCTGGGGCTGGCCGTCAACGAGAAGGTGACGGAGCTCATGTGCGTATTCGGACAGGTCCCGGCAGGCTTCGCCCAAGTGGATATCCCCTATCTCTATACCACGGCTCTGCCCGGCCTTGCCCCTGGCTCCAGCTTCACCAACACGGCGGAGGCGGGCGGCGTCTTCAACGGGGTGTGGGTCCAGGCGGTGGCCCGCTGGGTGACAGCCGTTTACGGCAAGCCCGTGCCCCTGCCCAGGACAGGCTATTGA